From Plectropomus leopardus isolate mb chromosome 17, YSFRI_Pleo_2.0, whole genome shotgun sequence, a single genomic window includes:
- the LOC121956425 gene encoding zinc-binding protein A33, translated as MIMSLPEEDLTCPICCDIFTDPVLLSCSHSFCRSCLKRCWETGIRECPVCRKKASKASPPTNLALKNVCEALVEARRSSLVVEEKMNCNQHGEKLKLFCLVDKQPICVVCQSSKLHKNHDCSPIEEAVLDCKDELAVSLKNLQDKVDSLKRIHTTSADIFKYIKTQSLETQKMIKSQFEQLHQILRQEQSARIAAVKKEEEEKIAGMKDRIKELSAEVLSIAETISVIQEQLKEEDMVLLKNFKDTQDREKNTVLGSDNMSGFLIDVTVHLCNLQYNVWEKMLDHIDYIPVTLDPNTAHPCLILSDDLTSLHYSKQHSCCPDNPERFHISAEVVGMTALGSGSHHWVVETGSNQDWLLGVASLSVPRNSEISARPENGFWTLCFRDGEFRAMTSPPTPLTVTKVPKKVKVLLNYNKGTVSFFDAAGETPIYSFTDTFTETLLPYFYTQSSHPLRILPEKVLVTMLRQ; from the exons ATGATCATGTCTCTGCCAGAGGAGGATCTCACATGTCCAATATGCTGTGACATCTTTACGGACCCGGTTTTGCTGTCATGTAGCCACAGCTTCTGCAGGAGCTGTCTGAAACGCTGCTGGGAAACAGGGATACGTGAGTGTCCAGTATGCAGGAAGAAAGCCTCCAAGGCCAGTCCTCCCACCAATTTGgctctgaaaaatgtctgtgaaGCTCTTGTGGAGGCCAGGAGGAGTTCATTGGTGGTGGAGGAGAAGATGAACTGTAATCAGCATGGGGAGAAGTTAAAACTTTTCTGTCTGGTTGACAAACAGCCTATCTGCGTCGTGTGTCAGTCCTCCAAACTGCACAAGAATCATGACTGCTCGCCTATAGAAGAAGCAGTGCTGGACTGCAAG GATGAACTTGCTGTATCTCTCAAGAACCTTCAAGATAAAGTGGACAGCCTCAAAAGAATTCACACGACCTCTGCAGACATATTCAAGTACATTAAG ACTCAGTCATTGGAAACGCAAAAAATGATCAAGAGCCAGTTTGAGCAGCTCCATCAGATCCTCCGCCAAGAACAGTCAGCCAGAATAGCAGCAgtgaagaaagaagaagaagaaaagattgCAGGAATGAAGGACAGGATTAAAGAGCTTTCAGCAGAAGTGCTGTCGATCGCAGAGACCATCTCAGTCATACAAGAGCAGCTGAAGGAAGAGGATATGGTCTTATTGAAG aatTTCAAAGACACACAGGATAG agaaaaaaacacagtgcttGGTTCAGACAACATGTCTGGGTTTCTGATCGATGTGACAGTGCATCTCTGCAATCTTCAGTATAATGTCTGGGAGAAAATGCTGGACCATATTGACTACA TCCCTGTGACTTTGGACCCAAACACAGCGCACCCCTGCCTCATCCTGTCTGACGACCTCACTTCCCTCCACTACTCAAAACAGCACAGCTGTTGTCCTGACAACCCAGAGCGCTTTCATATCAGTGCTGAAGTTGTAGGCATGACCGCGCTGGGTTCAGGAAGCCACCATTGGGTCGTGGAAACAGGAAGTAATCAGGACTGGCTGCTGGGCGTGGCCTCTTTGTCTGTACCACGGAACTCTGAAATCTCTGCTCGGCCTGAGAATGGCTTCTGGACTTTGTGTTTCCGGGACGGAGAGTTCAGGGCAATGACCTCTCCACCCACACCACTGACAGTtacaaaagtgccaaaaaaagtcaaagtgttGCTGAATTACAACAAAGGGACGGTGTCTTTCTTTGATGCTGCTGGTGAAACACCCATTTATTCATTCACAGACACGTTCACAGAAACTTTACTTCCATATTTTTATACACAGAGCAGTCATCCATTGAGAATATTACCTGAGAAGGTACTTGTCACCATGTTACGTCAATAA
- the LOC121956233 gene encoding G-protein coupled receptor 183-like codes for MERNVSSPLNSTALPLNSTADINATAKPFSVFDGCDYQVEGILFDLALQSINVIVGIPANLLVIAILIRNRKEPTTSDIFLGCLASMDAYFSAMTPLSFLNLYHWQSKEVWSALKFSFGVKDTSGPLFLSCICLDRFVAVLFPVKFGQLKHIKYRLSLTLLVFCLTFAYSAAKVIGGLPNFEKVFTGEILAAFTWMVVCNVSILWALKKSRSAGKDEMHPMKKKAFKMVLSILCIIVFNYLPPVALFPFEDHYSPDVFRCYVQPIGFAFLNISSTIQPLVYLSRLEKVPFLPDACVKKCCPCASAENNTPSPAKQTPA; via the coding sequence ATGGAAAGAAATGTATCATCACCACTCAACTCGACCGCTCTTCCACTCAATTCCACGGCTGACATCAACGCCACAGCCAAACCCTTCAGCGTGTTTGATGGGTGCGATTATCAGGTAGAGGGCATTCTCTTTGACCTGGCCCTGCAGAGCATCAACGTAATCGTGGGAATCCCGGCCAACTTACTTGTCATCGCAATCCTCATCCGCAATCGCAAAGAACCCACCACTTCGGACATATTCTTGGGCTGCCTGGCTTCTATGGATGCCTACTTCAGTGCCATGACCCCTCTCAGCTTCCTTAACCTTTACCACTGGCAGAGCAAAGAGGTGTGGTCCGCCCTGAAATTCTCCTTTGGTGTAAAAGACACGAGCGGTCCCTTGTTTCTCTCCTGCATCTGCCTCGATCGCTTTGTGGCCGTGCTCTTTCCAGTGAAGTTTGGGCAGCTTAAACATATCAAGTACAGGTTAAGCCTCACATTGCTGGTGTTCTGCCTCACCTTCGCCTACTCTGCAGCCAAGGTCATAGGAGGGCTCCCAAACTTTGAGAAGGTGTTTACTGGTGAGATCCTGGCAGCATTTACCTGGATGGTTGTGTGCAATGTGAGCATCCTGTGGGCCCTGAAGAAGTCCCGCAGCGCAGGGAAAGACGAGATGCACCCCATGAAGAAGAAGGCCTTCAAGATGGTGCTCTCCATCCTCTGTATCATTGTGTTTAACTACCTGCCACCTGTTGCACTGTTCCCTTTTGAGGATCACTACTCCCCTGATGTGTTTCGCTGCTACGTGCAGCCCATTGGCTTCGCTTTTCTCAACATCAGCAGCACCATCCAACCGCTTGTCTATCTGTCTCGTCTGGAGAAGGTGCCTTTCCTCCCAGACGCCTGCGTTAAAAAGTGCTGCCCCTGTGCCTCTGCAGAGAACAACACCCCCTcacctgcaaaacaaacacctgCTTAG
- the crb3a gene encoding protein crumbs homolog 3a — translation MAVCPDVPGVVVGSVSLLVLSSNPVWGNYTLPASENRSNNSTGPNIAAIVAPTVTLGVLAIVLAVLGWLLCVVKKRRQTEGTYRPSAEEQSGARGVAAPDALKLPKEERLI, via the exons ATGGCAGTGTGTCCGGATGTGCCTGGAGTTGTGGTCGGGAGTGTTTCGCTGCTAGTGCTGAGCAGTAACCCTGTGTGGG GGAATTATACATTACCTGCAAGTGAGAACCGTTCTAACAACAGTACC gGTCCAAACATTGCCGCTATCGTGGCCCCGACGGTCACGCTGGGTGTTCTGGCCATAGTGTTGGCTGTGCTCGGCTGGCTCCTCTGCGTGGTGAaaaagaggagacagacagaagggACGTATAGACCCAGCGCTGAGGAACAGTCTGGTGCACGTGGCGTTGCAGCACCAGATGCACTAAAGTTACCAAAGGAGGAAAGACTCATTTGA
- the asf1ba gene encoding histone chaperone asf1b-A, with product MAKVQVLNVAVLDNPSPFGNPFQFEITFECMEDLPEDLEWKIIYVGSAESEEYDQILDSVLVGPVPAGRHMFVFQADAPNTGLIPESDAVGVTVVLITCTYRGQEFIRIGYYVNNEYTEPELRENPPIKPDYTQLQRNILASNPRVTRFHINWEGCAERMEDSENVDPTSNSMLPPSCLPGKAPPLGILPDNSMDCL from the exons ATGGCGAAGGTACAGGTGCTGAATGTAGCAGTCCTAGATAACCCGAGTCCATTTGGAAATCCTTTTCAGTTTGAAATAACGTTTGAGTGTATGGAGGACCTTCCCGAAG acCTTGAATGGAAGATCATCTACGTTGGCTCAGCAGAGAGTGAAGAGTATGACCAAATCCTCGACTCAGTCTTGGTCGGTCCAGTACCTGCTGGGAGacatatgtttgtgtttcag GCCGATGCCCCAAACACTGGATTGATTCCTGAAAGTGATGCTGTTGGTGTGACTGTTGTGCTAATTACCTGCACATACCGCGGCCAGGAGTTCATTCGCATCGGTTACTATGTGAACAATGAATACACAGAACCCGAGCTACGTGAAAATCCACCGATCAAACCAGACTACACACAG CTCCAGAGAAATATTCTGGCATCAAACCCACGGGTAACCAGGTTTCATATAAACTGGGAAGGCTGTGCAGAACGAATGGAAGACTCTGAAAATGTGGATCCCACGTCAAACTCCATGCTCCCGCCATCCTGTCTCCCAGGCAAGGCCCCACCCTTAGGTATACTACCGGATAACTCAATGGACTGCTTATAG
- the tubb4bl gene encoding LOW QUALITY PROTEIN: tubulin beta chain (The sequence of the model RefSeq protein was modified relative to this genomic sequence to represent the inferred CDS: deleted 1 base in 1 codon), giving the protein MREIVHLQAGQCGNQIGAKFWEVISDEHGIDPTGTYHGDSDLQLDRISVYYNEATGGKYVPRAILVDLEPGTMDSVRSGPFGQIFRPDNFVFGQSGAGNNWAKGHYTEGAELVDSVLDVVRKEAESCDCLQGFQLTHSLGGGTGSGMGTLLISKIREEYPDRIMNTFSVVPSPKVSDTVVEPYNATLSVHQLVENTDETYCIDNEALYDICFRTLKLTTPTYGDLNHLVSATMSGVTTCLRFPGQLNADLRKLAVNMVPFPRLHFFMPGFAPLTSRGSQQYRALSVPELTQQMFDAKNMMAACDPRHGRYLTVAAVFRGRMSMKEVDEQMLNVQNKNSSYFVEWIPNNVKTAVCDIPPRGLKMAATFIGNSTAIQELFKRISEQFTAMFRRKAFLHWYTGEGMDEMEFTEAESNMNDLVSEYQQYQTPPPRRASLRKRERKKSPKISTYPAAKPHSNTLIP; this is encoded by the exons ATGCGCGAAATTGTGCATTTGCAAGCCGGTCAGTGCGGAAACCAGATCGGAGCCAAg TTCTGGGAGGTGATCAGTGATGAGCACGGCATTGATCCCACTGGTACCTATCATGGAGACAGCGATCTGCAGCTAGACAGAATCAGCGTCTACTATAATGAGGCCACAG GTGGAAAGTATGTTCCCCGTGCCATCCTGGTGGATCTGGAGCCTGGTACGATGGACTCGGTCAGGTCTGGTCCCTTTGGACAGATCTTCAGACCCGACAACTTTGTCTTTG GTCAGAGCGGAGCCGGAAACAACTGGGCCAAAGGCCACTACACTGAGGGAGCCGAACTTGTAGACTCCGTCCTGGATGTGGTGAGGAAAGAGGCTGAGAGCTGCGATTGCCTCCAGGGCTTCCAGCTTACTCACTCCCTGGGTGGCGGCACTGGCTCTGGCATGGGCACCCTGCTCATCAGCAAGATCCGCGAGGAGTACCCTGACCGCATCATGAACACCTTCAGCGTGGTGCCTTCTCCCAAAGTGTCTGACACCGTGGTGGAGCCCTACAACGCCACTCTGTCTGTCCACCAGCTGGTGGAGAACACAGACGAGACCTACTGCATTGACAATGAAGCCCTGTATGATATCTGCTTCCGCACACTTAAACTCACCACGCCCACCTACGGAGATCTCAACCACTTGGTGTCCGCCACTATGAGCGGAGTGACCACATGTCTGCGTTTCCCTGGCCAGCTCAACGCTGACCTCCGTAAACTAGCTGTCAACATGGTGCCCTTCCCCCGTCTGCACTTCTTTATGCCGGGCTTTGCCCCCCTCACCAGCAGGGGCAGCCAGCAGTACCGCGCCCTGTCCGTGCCCGAGCTCACCCAGCAGATGTTCGATGCCAAGAACATGATGGCGGCCTGCGACCCACGTCACGGCCGGTACCTCACCGTGGCTGCCGTGTTCAGGGGCCGCATGTCCATGAAGGAGGTGGATGAGCAGATGTTGAATGTGCAGAACAAGAATAGCAGCTACTTCGTCGAATGGATCCCGAATAATGTGAAGACGGCCGTCTGCGACATCCCACCCCGCGGCCTCAAAATGGCTGCCACTTTCATCGGCAACAGCACGGCCATCCAGGAGCTGTTCAAGCGCATCTCCGAGCAGTTCACCGCCATGTTCCGCCGTAAGGCTTTCCTCCACTGGTACACTGGTGAGGGCATGGATGAGATGGAGTTCACTGAGGCTGAGAGCAACATGAACGACCTGGTGTCCGAGTACCAGCAGTACCAG ACGCCACCGCCGAGGAGGGCGAGTTtgaggaagagggagaggaagaagtCGCCTAAAATCTCCACCTACCCAGCTGCCAAACCTCATTCCAACACACTCATCCCCTGA